A genomic stretch from Bacillus marinisedimentorum includes:
- a CDS encoding NAD(P)H-dependent flavin oxidoreductase: MDKEEIVRKIAGQTVLPIISAPMFLVSGPDLVTACCKSGVICAFPAPNARTIEQLEQWMKTITEELEAAKVRHQNEPVAPWAANIIAHRSYDRLEQELDLIKKYQPPIVITALGSPVRIIDAVHDYGGLVFADVNSIHFAKKAAETGVDGLILVSAGAGGHTGTITGFAFVDAVRQFWDGVIVLAGGISSGKGILAAQSLGADLVYMGTTFISAEESLANSQYKQMLVESEFDDIISTNAFTGVHANMLKPSIQRAGLDVDNLKPKSTIDFSNPQGDKKAWKDIWSAGHGVGQVKDVQPAGQIIERLRGEYRDAYADLVRRVDAPTEIKS, from the coding sequence TTGGACAAAGAAGAAATCGTGCGGAAAATCGCCGGGCAAACGGTACTTCCGATTATTTCAGCGCCCATGTTCTTAGTTTCAGGGCCTGATCTCGTGACGGCATGTTGTAAAAGCGGTGTAATCTGTGCCTTTCCAGCACCGAATGCCCGTACCATCGAACAATTGGAACAATGGATGAAGACGATAACAGAAGAACTTGAAGCGGCGAAAGTACGCCATCAGAACGAACCGGTCGCGCCGTGGGCAGCCAACATCATCGCCCATCGTTCCTATGACCGGCTTGAACAAGAGCTTGATTTGATAAAAAAATACCAGCCGCCGATTGTCATTACGGCGCTTGGAAGCCCGGTGCGAATCATTGATGCTGTGCATGATTACGGCGGTCTGGTATTTGCGGATGTCAATTCCATTCACTTTGCCAAAAAAGCGGCTGAAACCGGAGTGGACGGCCTCATCCTTGTGAGTGCGGGGGCAGGCGGCCATACCGGAACGATTACCGGGTTCGCATTTGTCGATGCAGTTCGCCAGTTTTGGGATGGCGTCATCGTCCTTGCCGGCGGAATTTCGAGCGGGAAAGGCATTTTGGCTGCTCAATCGCTTGGTGCCGATCTCGTTTATATGGGAACAACTTTTATCTCAGCAGAGGAAAGTTTGGCGAATAGCCAATACAAGCAAATGCTTGTTGAGTCAGAATTTGACGATATCATTTCCACCAATGCGTTTACAGGCGTCCATGCAAACATGCTGAAACCGAGTATTCAGAGAGCGGGGCTTGATGTAGATAACTTAAAGCCTAAATCAACAATCGATTTCAGTAATCCGCAGGGTGATAAGAAAGCCTGGAAAGATATTTGGTCAGCAGGCCACGGCGTCGGCCAGGTTAAAGACGTCCAGCCAGCCGGCCAGATCATCGAGAGATTACGGGGAGAGTACCGGGACGCCTATGCGGACCTGGTTCGAAGGGTGGATGCGCCCACAGAGATTAAGAGCTGA
- a CDS encoding sigma-54 interaction domain-containing protein: MEQLYYEAFQRSFDGICVLDANGNGVAMNEAAERITGFSKEEFVGDNVRNAVKEGIISNSVTLRVLEKKRAVTEVISIRGTEVLVTGSPVLDSSGKITHVVLNVRDITELNNVKIDLLLSIALKRKKTGPSTHEALPHGNSLALTDNIVAKSTKMTKIIQLVTKIAKVDSAVLLLGESGVGKEVIVKLLHRQSHRSTKPLVKVNCAAIPHHLLESELFGYEKGAFTGADDRGKPGLFEEANGGTIFLDEIGDMPLDLQVKLLRVLQELEIRRVGGRKNIKVDVRVVSATNKNLEKLVQEGKFRNDLFYRLNIVPIQIPPLRDRIEDIAPLAHMFLNRANQKYSTNKHFQPGVIELLERYRWPGNVREMENIIERLVVTSEYDELSWSDLPFISHDSDAAKNISLKKVLQEVEKEIIHEKMKMYKTTRKTAKALGISQASLVNKLKKYSQQGDGSA, from the coding sequence ATGGAGCAGCTATATTATGAAGCCTTCCAAAGGAGCTTCGATGGAATTTGTGTCCTTGATGCCAATGGGAATGGAGTCGCCATGAACGAAGCAGCTGAACGCATAACCGGGTTCAGCAAAGAGGAATTTGTCGGGGATAACGTTCGGAATGCCGTCAAAGAAGGGATCATTTCAAATTCAGTCACACTACGCGTGCTAGAAAAAAAGCGAGCCGTTACAGAAGTGATCAGCATCCGCGGAACCGAGGTCCTCGTAACAGGCAGCCCTGTTTTGGATTCCAGCGGAAAAATAACACATGTTGTCCTTAACGTCCGTGACATAACAGAGCTCAATAATGTAAAAATCGATTTGCTGCTATCCATTGCATTAAAACGGAAAAAAACCGGACCATCAACACACGAAGCCCTTCCCCACGGAAACAGCCTGGCTTTGACCGATAACATCGTTGCCAAAAGCACAAAAATGACCAAAATCATTCAACTGGTAACGAAAATTGCCAAAGTTGATTCCGCTGTCCTCCTGTTAGGGGAATCCGGTGTCGGAAAAGAAGTGATCGTGAAACTGCTCCACCGCCAAAGCCACCGGTCCACTAAACCGCTCGTAAAAGTGAATTGTGCCGCTATCCCCCATCACTTACTGGAATCCGAACTGTTTGGTTACGAAAAAGGAGCCTTTACCGGTGCGGATGACCGCGGCAAACCAGGGTTATTCGAAGAAGCAAACGGCGGAACAATATTCCTCGATGAAATTGGCGATATGCCGCTTGATTTACAAGTCAAATTACTCCGGGTTCTTCAGGAGCTGGAAATAAGGCGGGTAGGCGGCAGGAAGAACATAAAAGTCGATGTACGGGTCGTTTCCGCTACAAACAAAAACCTGGAAAAACTCGTACAGGAAGGAAAATTCCGCAATGACCTTTTCTACCGGCTTAACATCGTGCCCATCCAAATCCCCCCTTTACGCGATCGAATAGAAGATATCGCTCCACTTGCACATATGTTTCTTAACCGCGCCAATCAGAAATACAGCACAAACAAACACTTTCAACCAGGCGTAATCGAACTGCTTGAACGATACCGCTGGCCCGGCAACGTCCGTGAGATGGAAAACATCATCGAAAGGCTTGTCGTAACATCAGAATACGATGAACTCAGCTGGAGCGACTTGCCATTCATTTCGCATGATTCAGACGCAGCCAAAAATATATCATTAAAAAAAGTACTGCAAGAAGTCGAGAAAGAAATCATCCATGAAAAAATGAAAATGTATAAAACAACAAGAAAAACAGCCAAAGCACTAGGCATCAGCCAGGCATCGCTAGTAAACAAACTGAAAAAATATTCGCAGCAGGGCGATGGTTCTGCGTAA
- a CDS encoding carotenoid oxygenase family protein, with product MNKTDYNPYFTDMLYAPIDKEIAEEKLAVIEGQVPSDFSGAYVRNGPNPKYEPIGRHHWFDGDGMLHAVYIHEGNVSYRNRYIRTKGFQQEHAEQQPLWAGLMEDVSKNPDFEPLKNTSNTDVVFHNNNLLSLWYISGEPYRIDAKTLETIGVEDFGGQLKHHVSAHSKVDEKTGEFIFFDYGNTFPYMFYGVVSADGKSVHSVPVELPGPRLPHDMWITDNYSILMDLPLFNDPEALKKRRYKVKFFEEMPSRFGVIPRYGKTEDVRWFEADPCYIYHTINAWEEGDEIVLIGCRVREPEPPEIEGGSRIERMMQFLRLDSRLYSWRLNMKTGAVKEGMLCDMNTEFPVINSTYLGEKARYSYNVHIDASFTMKFNGLVKYDTWTGASKKFMFAPHQYGNEAAFAPRHNAQSEDDGYVVTYVYNEQTDQSELIILDARQFELGPVARIAIPQRVPMGFHATWIHGDHLYAE from the coding sequence ATGAACAAGACGGATTATAATCCGTATTTTACGGATATGCTTTATGCGCCGATTGATAAAGAAATTGCGGAAGAAAAGTTAGCGGTAATTGAAGGACAAGTACCTTCGGATTTCAGTGGGGCGTATGTAAGGAACGGGCCGAATCCGAAATATGAGCCGATTGGAAGGCATCATTGGTTTGACGGCGATGGCATGCTGCATGCCGTTTACATTCATGAAGGGAATGTCAGCTACCGGAATCGTTATATCCGAACAAAAGGATTCCAGCAAGAACATGCCGAACAACAGCCGCTTTGGGCTGGGTTAATGGAAGATGTCTCAAAAAACCCGGATTTCGAACCATTGAAAAACACATCCAACACAGATGTTGTCTTTCATAATAATAATCTGCTCAGCTTGTGGTATATCTCGGGTGAGCCGTACCGGATCGATGCGAAAACACTTGAAACGATCGGTGTTGAGGATTTTGGCGGCCAGCTCAAACATCATGTGTCCGCCCACTCAAAAGTGGATGAAAAGACAGGTGAGTTCATCTTTTTCGATTATGGGAACACGTTTCCTTACATGTTCTATGGTGTCGTATCAGCCGATGGAAAATCAGTCCATAGCGTGCCGGTCGAACTGCCGGGCCCGCGCTTGCCGCATGATATGTGGATAACGGACAACTATTCCATCTTGATGGATTTACCGTTATTCAATGACCCTGAAGCCTTGAAAAAAAGGCGCTACAAAGTGAAATTTTTTGAAGAGATGCCAAGCCGCTTCGGTGTCATTCCCCGCTACGGAAAAACAGAAGATGTCCGCTGGTTTGAAGCGGACCCTTGCTACATTTACCACACGATCAATGCATGGGAAGAAGGGGATGAAATCGTCCTGATTGGCTGCCGTGTCAGGGAGCCTGAGCCGCCTGAAATAGAAGGGGGAAGCAGAATCGAACGAATGATGCAATTTTTGCGGCTCGATTCCCGGTTATATTCGTGGCGGTTAAATATGAAAACAGGTGCAGTGAAGGAAGGGATGCTATGTGATATGAACACAGAGTTCCCGGTCATCAACTCCACCTATTTAGGGGAAAAAGCGAGGTACTCTTATAACGTCCATATCGATGCGTCTTTCACGATGAAATTCAATGGCCTCGTGAAATATGATACGTGGACGGGAGCATCCAAGAAATTCATGTTCGCCCCTCATCAATATGGGAATGAAGCAGCCTTCGCCCCGAGACATAACGCGCAATCCGAAGATGACGGTTATGTGGTGACGTATGTGTATAACGAGCAAACAGACCAATCGGAATTGATCATTCTTGATGCCCGACAGTTTGAACTGGGCCCTGTCGCACGGATTGCCATTCCCCAGCGCGTTCCGATGGGATTCCATGCCACGTGGATTCATGGCGATCATCTTTATGCTGAATAA
- a CDS encoding muconolactone Delta-isomerase family protein — MLFFIKVSVQQKDLTLEQLWDIWEKEAQVARQAIEQKKIVHAYKVSGSRQVLLILDAASHDEIDRIFMAGLPLSNYVVIDEILPIRPYLDFAEDVANRWEIK, encoded by the coding sequence ATGTTATTTTTCATTAAAGTAAGTGTTCAGCAAAAAGATCTTACATTGGAGCAACTGTGGGATATCTGGGAAAAAGAAGCACAGGTCGCCAGACAAGCCATCGAGCAAAAGAAAATTGTACACGCCTATAAAGTGTCAGGGTCACGCCAGGTGCTTCTCATTCTTGATGCGGCTTCCCACGATGAAATCGACCGCATTTTCATGGCAGGTTTGCCTTTATCAAACTATGTGGTGATTGATGAAATTCTGCCGATCCGTCCCTACCTTGACTTTGCGGAAGACGTGGCAAACCGTTGGGAAATCAAATGA
- a CDS encoding 4Fe-4S binding protein translates to MGLLGSWLESLDYDYNVLDSCVRKKSRKATCTSCIESCPDDAIELKNGEPVINSDKCTACGCCMVACPVQAIEGIFPKKAIAGNQLAAENEKPLTVTELLIIHARGVTTILSQEKEIDLEWNDNIQEANAILAQLGKPPFLVTDSVLTAEEETAYTRRELFSLWGKESKSTVANITPAKWRFNHSSLELAKYYPDHQFFDVSVDEEKCTLCKICSSLCPKGCFSLEETEFAISSQACSNCGLCVDTCPEGAVMIEARIAEASKETHQAIRKTCPDCKQSYLTFNEGDGKCRVCANRRGDFLRSKV, encoded by the coding sequence ATGGGACTCCTTGGCAGCTGGCTGGAAAGCCTTGACTATGACTATAACGTTCTGGATAGCTGTGTCCGGAAGAAAAGCCGGAAAGCGACCTGCACCAGCTGTATCGAAAGCTGTCCGGACGATGCGATCGAGCTGAAAAACGGAGAACCGGTCATCAATTCGGACAAATGCACGGCATGCGGATGCTGCATGGTGGCCTGCCCCGTCCAGGCAATCGAAGGCATCTTCCCGAAAAAAGCGATCGCCGGAAACCAATTGGCTGCTGAAAACGAAAAGCCATTAACCGTTACCGAGCTGCTCATTATCCATGCCAGAGGGGTCACCACCATCCTTTCACAAGAAAAAGAAATAGACCTCGAGTGGAACGATAATATCCAGGAAGCGAATGCCATCCTTGCCCAATTGGGAAAACCGCCTTTTCTCGTAACGGACTCGGTGTTAACAGCCGAAGAAGAGACAGCCTACACCAGAAGGGAACTCTTTTCGCTATGGGGAAAAGAAAGCAAATCCACCGTGGCAAACATCACCCCGGCAAAATGGCGCTTCAACCATTCCAGCCTGGAACTTGCCAAATACTATCCGGACCACCAGTTTTTTGATGTGTCCGTTGATGAAGAAAAATGCACGCTCTGCAAAATCTGTTCCTCACTATGCCCGAAAGGCTGCTTCAGTTTGGAGGAGACGGAATTCGCAATATCAAGCCAGGCCTGTTCGAATTGTGGGCTTTGTGTGGATACGTGTCCTGAAGGTGCTGTTATGATTGAAGCGCGGATTGCGGAAGCATCGAAGGAAACCCATCAGGCAATCCGGAAAACGTGTCCGGATTGCAAACAGTCGTATCTGACGTTTAATGAGGGAGATGGGAAGTGTCGGGTTTGTGCGAATCGGAGGGGAGATTTTTTGCGGAGTAAGGTGTGA
- a CDS encoding thiolase C-terminal domain-containing protein yields the protein MRKDDEHNHVIEGRIRRQDCGQMTDGGAVVFLASKRYALRYAKRQGVPFESIPWIKGWGHKTAPMLLEEKVKQSANERYVFPHVRESIEDMFRRAGMTGVNEVDVIETHDCFSITEYMAIDHFGITEPGEAWKAIESGEIEFNGSIPINPSGGLIGSGHPVGATGVRMMLDAYKQVTGKAGGYQVEGAKNVATLNLGGSTTTTVCFVVGI from the coding sequence AAAGATGATGAACATAATCATGTCATTGAAGGGCGCATCCGCCGCCAGGATTGCGGCCAGATGACGGATGGGGGAGCTGTGGTCTTTTTAGCTTCAAAAAGGTATGCCCTGCGTTATGCGAAGAGGCAAGGTGTTCCATTTGAAAGCATTCCATGGATAAAAGGGTGGGGACATAAGACAGCGCCAATGCTGCTTGAAGAAAAAGTGAAGCAGAGTGCAAATGAACGGTACGTTTTCCCGCATGTACGCGAGTCCATTGAAGACATGTTCCGGCGGGCAGGCATGACCGGAGTAAATGAAGTTGATGTGATTGAAACGCACGATTGTTTTTCCATTACAGAATATATGGCAATCGATCATTTTGGCATTACCGAGCCCGGGGAGGCCTGGAAAGCAATTGAGTCGGGTGAAATAGAATTCAACGGCAGCATCCCCATCAACCCGAGCGGGGGATTAATCGGCTCAGGGCATCCAGTCGGAGCAACAGGTGTGCGGATGATGCTTGATGCATATAAGCAAGTGACCGGTAAAGCCGGCGGGTATCAGGTTGAAGGCGCAAAGAATGTTGCAACCTTGAACTTAGGGGGCAGCACAACAACGACAGTTTGCTTTGTAGTCGGCATTTAA
- a CDS encoding class I adenylate-forming enzyme family protein, with translation MILANEKKIAEYTAKGWWTTETIYDVFRKQVETRPDVEAILDPLNRDSLCGTRPKRLTFRELNDEVERTAALLLKNGVKKDDVIVVQLPNVVEIVIAYLAILRIGAIASPFPVQYREHEYKQLIPFTEAKAVMTMTQIGNYQATQSFVDAFHELPTVQTIFTWGSDPVMSQEVISLDHAGITDRDEDNLKEYTASLNETANDIFTICWTSGTEGKPKGVPRSHNEWFISAYASVDVAEFTEEDILLNTFPMVNMAGIGGMFVPWLLAGSKLVMHHPFDLPVFLQQIVQEKATYTLAPPALLNMMLHNDAVLEKVDISSLRAIGSGSAPLSPWMVKGWKEKYNIDIINYFGSNEGATFISGPKDIPDPVRRAQYFPRFGVKGLDWSTRVAERIESKLVDIETGEEIKETNHPGELRIKGAGVLPGYWKREDINEKVFDEEGFFRTGDLFEIAGEEENPKYYRAVGRMKDIIIRGGQNISPEEVEALLVSHPKVAEVSIVGYPDGTMGEKACACVVMKDKEDPLSLEEMIDFFKENKVAAYKIPERIQIIDALPRNPVGKILKMKLREQLHEQDESLKA, from the coding sequence ATGATTCTTGCAAATGAAAAGAAGATTGCGGAGTATACGGCAAAAGGCTGGTGGACAACGGAAACGATTTACGATGTTTTCCGAAAACAAGTGGAGACCCGTCCGGATGTGGAGGCAATCCTTGATCCGCTGAATCGTGACAGTCTGTGCGGAACGAGGCCAAAACGGTTAACGTTCCGCGAGTTAAATGATGAAGTAGAGCGGACTGCGGCTCTTCTTTTGAAAAACGGTGTAAAAAAAGATGATGTTATCGTTGTTCAGCTCCCAAATGTCGTTGAAATTGTAATCGCTTACCTGGCGATCTTGCGAATTGGCGCGATTGCCAGTCCTTTTCCGGTTCAATACCGAGAGCATGAATACAAACAGCTGATTCCGTTTACAGAAGCCAAAGCCGTTATGACGATGACACAGATTGGCAATTACCAGGCAACCCAGAGCTTTGTGGATGCTTTTCACGAATTGCCGACGGTTCAAACCATTTTCACCTGGGGAAGCGACCCTGTTATGTCTCAGGAGGTCATTTCCTTAGACCATGCCGGAATCACGGATAGAGACGAGGACAACCTGAAGGAGTATACGGCTTCTCTAAACGAAACGGCGAATGATATTTTTACCATCTGCTGGACATCAGGAACCGAAGGGAAGCCAAAAGGGGTGCCGAGAAGCCATAATGAATGGTTCATTTCCGCCTATGCATCCGTTGATGTCGCGGAATTCACAGAAGAGGACATTTTGCTGAATACGTTTCCGATGGTGAACATGGCTGGGATCGGCGGCATGTTTGTCCCATGGCTGCTCGCCGGCAGCAAACTGGTCATGCACCATCCTTTCGACCTCCCTGTCTTTTTACAACAGATTGTCCAGGAAAAGGCCACGTATACACTGGCCCCGCCTGCTTTATTGAATATGATGCTGCACAATGATGCAGTTCTTGAGAAAGTGGATATTTCCTCCCTCCGCGCGATCGGCTCTGGCTCCGCCCCTCTTTCGCCATGGATGGTGAAAGGCTGGAAGGAGAAATACAATATCGACATTATCAATTACTTCGGTTCGAATGAAGGGGCCACTTTTATAAGCGGACCGAAAGATATTCCCGATCCGGTCCGGAGAGCGCAATATTTCCCCCGGTTCGGCGTCAAAGGACTGGACTGGTCAACAAGGGTTGCCGAACGGATTGAGAGTAAGCTTGTAGATATCGAAACAGGAGAGGAAATCAAGGAAACGAACCATCCGGGTGAGCTGCGAATAAAAGGAGCCGGTGTGTTGCCGGGATATTGGAAACGGGAAGACATCAATGAAAAGGTATTTGATGAAGAAGGTTTTTTCCGTACTGGCGATTTGTTCGAGATTGCAGGAGAGGAAGAAAATCCGAAGTACTATCGTGCGGTTGGCCGGATGAAAGATATCATCATTCGCGGCGGGCAAAATATTTCGCCTGAAGAAGTGGAAGCATTGCTGGTAAGCCATCCGAAAGTTGCCGAAGTGTCGATTGTCGGTTATCCGGATGGAACGATGGGGGAAAAAGCATGCGCTTGTGTGGTGATGAAAGACAAGGAAGATCCGCTTTCCCTTGAGGAAATGATTGACTTTTTTAAAGAAAATAAGGTTGCAGCTTATAAGATTCCGGAACGTATCCAAATCATCGACGCCCTCCCGCGGAATCCTGTAGGGAAAATCTTAAAAATGAAACTGCGCGAACAGCTGCATGAACAAGATGAATCCTTAAAGGCTTAA
- a CDS encoding alpha/beta hydrolase → MKVEEVLFNSDDVQLSGYYFVPDGMDRTETYPAIVMAHGFSLVKEAYLPKYAEVFAKAGLAVLLFDYRNFGDSEGEPRQHMDPNEQIKDYRNAISWLSNRPEIDRERIGIWGTSYSGGHVLHVAAVDKRVKAAVSQVPTIRGWIGAEKKMGKENMQSFIRKLIDYRNAKYNGAPAEYIKVVSGTGDVCAQTHPEAYPWFTAMAEDVGPNWENRITLDSMEHYLEYYPAAQMDLISPTPLMMIVAAGDGITPPDAAIQAFETRVKDPKKLVELPGGHFDVYDGETFSLAVNAAKDWFLEHLTRERDA, encoded by the coding sequence ATGAAGGTTGAGGAAGTTTTGTTCAACAGTGATGATGTTCAATTAAGCGGCTACTATTTTGTCCCAGACGGCATGGACCGGACAGAAACATATCCTGCAATTGTTATGGCGCATGGTTTCAGCCTTGTGAAGGAAGCGTATTTACCGAAGTATGCAGAGGTTTTTGCGAAAGCAGGCCTGGCTGTCCTTTTATTTGACTATCGCAATTTTGGAGATAGTGAAGGGGAACCGAGGCAGCATATGGATCCGAATGAACAAATTAAAGATTATCGCAATGCGATATCCTGGCTTTCCAATCGTCCTGAAATTGACCGGGAACGTATCGGCATCTGGGGAACGTCATATAGCGGCGGCCATGTATTGCACGTTGCCGCTGTCGATAAACGTGTGAAAGCGGCGGTATCACAAGTGCCGACAATCCGGGGATGGATAGGTGCTGAAAAGAAGATGGGAAAAGAGAATATGCAATCCTTTATTCGAAAGCTGATTGATTACCGGAACGCTAAATATAACGGTGCGCCTGCCGAATATATAAAGGTGGTGAGCGGAACCGGTGATGTTTGTGCCCAAACACATCCGGAAGCGTATCCCTGGTTTACGGCGATGGCTGAAGATGTTGGACCAAATTGGGAAAACCGGATTACGCTGGACTCCATGGAACATTACCTTGAATACTACCCGGCAGCCCAGATGGACCTTATTTCCCCCACCCCCCTTATGATGATTGTCGCTGCAGGTGATGGCATTACCCCGCCGGATGCTGCGATTCAAGCATTTGAGACACGAGTGAAAGATCCGAAAAAACTGGTTGAACTCCCGGGCGGCCACTTTGATGTTTATGACGGCGAAACCTTCAGCCTTGCAGTCAACGCTGCAAAAGACTGGTTTCTGGAGCACTTGACCCGGGAGAGAGACGCATGA
- a CDS encoding acyl-CoA thioesterase: MSLPDYIKPPLEEWLNMFHFFSTVKVRVCETDHFGHVNNTSYFPYFEQGRVDYLEEVNLYESDLSVMVGDAYCRYHRQALARQELSIGVRTARIGSKSFTLEYAIQRSNDKELISSGWTTMILIDKHTKKSVMVPEELRTAIDELDHR; the protein is encoded by the coding sequence ATGAGTTTACCAGACTATATAAAACCACCACTTGAAGAATGGCTGAATATGTTTCATTTTTTCTCAACGGTTAAGGTGAGAGTATGTGAAACAGACCACTTTGGACATGTAAACAACACGAGCTATTTTCCTTATTTTGAACAGGGGAGAGTCGACTATTTAGAAGAGGTCAACCTATATGAAAGCGACCTGTCAGTTATGGTAGGTGATGCGTATTGCCGTTACCACCGGCAAGCTCTTGCCAGGCAAGAACTTTCAATCGGTGTCCGAACTGCCCGCATCGGATCGAAATCTTTCACACTCGAATACGCAATCCAGCGATCAAATGATAAGGAACTGATTTCATCCGGCTGGACCACCATGATTTTGATTGATAAGCATACAAAGAAATCGGTCATGGTGCCGGAAGAATTGCGTACAGCCATTGACGAGCTGGATCATCGTTGA
- a CDS encoding acetyl-CoA C-acyltransferase, whose amino-acid sequence MDAYIYDAVRTPRGAAKKTGSLAAVEPISLVTQLLAALEKRNQLEKQSVEDIVLGCVTQVKEQGANIAKIASLMAEWPESTAGITVNRFCTSALDAVSMAAMKVHSGSEDIVVGGGVESLTRVRMFSDEGAWYADPEVRKKTNFVQMGVSADLIATLEGFERTQLDEYGAMSHERATFARNHQYFSRSLVPVYHAGNQLALDHDELIRDHATTDSLAKLEPSFKAFGAGEAEEAIFTAFPELKEINYLHHPGNSPSLADGASLVLVGNKHAESALGLRPRARIAAVTTASTNPLLLTGGQAATEKILAKTGFSVNDIDLFEYNESFAATVLKYMRDLEIDPDKINVNGGVIAMGHAMGATGSILTTILLEELERRDLFRGLVAVSGGGGVGTAMIIERVS is encoded by the coding sequence ATGGATGCTTATATCTACGATGCGGTCCGAACGCCGAGGGGCGCTGCCAAAAAGACCGGCTCGCTCGCTGCAGTGGAACCCATTTCACTCGTAACCCAACTTTTGGCCGCACTTGAAAAACGGAACCAGCTTGAAAAACAATCAGTGGAAGATATCGTGTTAGGCTGTGTAACACAAGTGAAAGAACAGGGGGCAAACATCGCGAAAATCGCTTCCCTCATGGCGGAATGGCCGGAATCAACCGCTGGTATCACGGTCAATCGATTTTGTACATCTGCACTTGATGCCGTAAGCATGGCGGCGATGAAAGTCCACTCCGGTTCAGAAGATATTGTGGTGGGAGGAGGAGTCGAATCCCTTACCCGTGTCAGGATGTTTTCCGATGAAGGTGCCTGGTACGCGGACCCTGAAGTGAGGAAAAAGACAAATTTCGTCCAGATGGGTGTATCGGCAGATCTGATAGCGACTCTCGAAGGATTTGAACGCACTCAGCTTGATGAGTATGGCGCCATGTCCCATGAGCGGGCGACCTTTGCCAGAAATCATCAATACTTTTCCCGTTCCCTTGTGCCTGTCTATCATGCCGGGAATCAATTGGCACTGGATCATGATGAGCTCATTCGCGACCATGCCACAACCGATTCGTTAGCAAAACTAGAACCGTCCTTCAAAGCTTTCGGTGCAGGAGAAGCGGAAGAAGCGATTTTTACAGCGTTCCCGGAATTGAAGGAAATCAACTACCTCCATCATCCTGGCAACTCTCCATCGTTAGCGGATGGGGCCTCGCTTGTACTGGTGGGAAACAAACATGCCGAGTCGGCATTAGGGTTGCGGCCCAGAGCCAGAATTGCCGCTGTGACAACCGCATCAACAAATCCGCTATTATTGACCGGCGGGCAAGCGGCAACGGAAAAGATTTTGGCAAAGACAGGGTTTTCCGTAAACGATATCGATTTGTTCGAGTACAATGAATCGTTCGCTGCCACCGTATTAAAATATATGAGAGATTTAGAGATTGACCCAGATAAGATCAATGTAAATGGCGGAGTGATTGCAATGGGGCATGCGATGGGCGCAACGGGCAGCATCCTCACCACAATCTTGCTGGAGGAATTGGAAAGAAGAGATTTATTTAGAGGTCTTGTCGCTGTTAGTGGAGGAGGGGGTGTTGGAACAGCGATGATTATTGAAAGAGTAAGCTGA
- a CDS encoding endonuclease domain-containing protein, translating into MIKNLRVLSMGWKCFVHSSTEVSLLESVLGFTLFAFIFIAMPLYYAVSILRNSSPETVPVPIDNQRFKCESPIEIRLYTGLIFRGYYVKTQVPCGKYRIDIALPQYNLAIECDGKAYHSTPEQKVHDRRKNLYLKKHGWTVLRFSGSQINGRMPNVIAAIEKKIDERM; encoded by the coding sequence GTGATAAAAAATTTAAGAGTCCTAAGCATGGGTTGGAAGTGCTTTGTTCATTCTAGTACTGAGGTGAGTTTATTGGAATCCGTACTGGGATTTACGTTGTTTGCATTTATTTTCATCGCCATGCCTTTATATTATGCTGTGTCCATACTGAGAAATTCTTCCCCTGAAACAGTGCCTGTGCCAATCGATAACCAGAGATTTAAATGTGAAAGCCCTATAGAGATAAGGTTATATACAGGCTTAATATTTAGAGGGTACTATGTAAAAACTCAAGTTCCATGTGGGAAATATCGAATTGACATTGCGTTGCCACAATATAACCTTGCCATAGAATGTGATGGAAAGGCTTATCATTCCACTCCGGAACAAAAGGTGCATGACAGAAGGAAGAATCTATACTTAAAAAAACATGGATGGACAGTCCTGCGATTCAGCGGTTCGCAAATCAATGGCAGGATGCCTAACGTGATTGCTGCAATTGAGAAAAAGATTGATGAGAGGATGTAA